One Natrinema longum genomic window carries:
- the idsA3 gene encoding geranylfarnesyl diphosphate synthase, translated as MTSPEAREEAVLEAVRQRREQVNEAIPDELPIKRPERLYEASRYLLDAGGKRLRPTVLLTTAEALADTEPLSTEYRSFPALDESGPIDMMAAAVSVEVIQSFTLIHDDIMDDDDLRRGVPAVHKEYDLETAILAGDTLYSKAFEIMLETGAKPDRIVEALGVLATTCTKICEGQSLDVTFEERTDVSPDEYLEMVEQKTAVLYAASACLPAILLGADDETIDALYGYGLDIGRAFQIQDDVLDLTVPSEQLGKQRGSDLVENKQTLITVHARERGVDVDDLVDTDDVDAVTEAEIDDAVAELESAGSISYANETARDLVAQGKDRLEVLPDNEARALLCDLADYLIERGY; from the coding sequence ATGACGAGCCCCGAGGCACGCGAAGAGGCGGTACTCGAGGCGGTCCGACAGCGCCGCGAGCAGGTCAACGAGGCGATTCCCGACGAGCTGCCGATCAAGCGACCGGAACGGCTCTACGAGGCCTCACGATACCTGCTGGACGCGGGTGGCAAACGACTGCGGCCGACCGTTCTGTTGACGACTGCGGAGGCGCTCGCCGACACCGAGCCGCTGTCGACGGAGTACCGCTCGTTTCCCGCGCTCGACGAGAGCGGACCGATCGACATGATGGCAGCCGCCGTCAGCGTCGAGGTCATCCAGTCGTTTACGCTGATCCACGACGACATCATGGACGACGACGATCTCCGGCGTGGGGTCCCCGCCGTCCACAAGGAGTACGACCTCGAGACGGCGATTCTGGCCGGCGACACGCTCTACTCGAAGGCCTTCGAGATCATGCTCGAGACGGGAGCGAAGCCGGATCGCATCGTCGAGGCCCTGGGCGTGCTCGCGACGACCTGTACGAAGATCTGCGAGGGCCAATCGCTTGACGTCACCTTCGAGGAACGGACCGATGTCTCGCCCGACGAGTATCTGGAGATGGTCGAACAGAAGACGGCCGTGCTGTACGCCGCCTCGGCGTGTCTCCCGGCGATCCTGCTCGGAGCCGACGACGAAACGATCGACGCACTCTACGGCTACGGTCTCGATATCGGCCGGGCCTTCCAGATTCAGGACGACGTCCTCGATCTGACGGTGCCAAGCGAGCAACTCGGGAAACAGCGGGGGAGCGATCTCGTCGAGAACAAACAGACGCTGATCACCGTCCACGCCCGCGAGCGCGGTGTCGACGTCGACGACCTGGTCGACACCGACGACGTCGACGCGGTCACCGAAGCCGAGATCGACGACGCGGTCGCCGAACTCGAGTCGGCCGGCTCGATCTCCTACGCCAACGAGACCGCTCGTGACCTCGTCGCGCAGGGCAAGGACCGACTCGAGGTTCTGCCGGACAACGAAGCACGCGCGCTGCTCTGTGACCTCGCGGATTACCTGATCGAACGCGGCTACTGA
- a CDS encoding SLC13 family permease: MAPLTTGALLVFLIIAAALVLFVTEPVPIDVTALGIMVSLMLLGPWTGVSPRDGVAGFSNPATITILAMMILSEGVRRTGVIQRLQQTVASYTGTDEHKQLGATIGIVGPLSGLINNTAAVAVLMPMVNDLAHENGTSPSKLLLPLSYASMFGGMLTLIGTSTNLVASSLSAEYLGRPFSMFEFTHLGVVVFAVGSAYLLTVGYWLTPAHVTARSERETATKEEYLTELVVRKHSPVVGITLRDALEEVNFEADVTQLVRGDRYTFNPSPSTTVEPDDVYTVRLTDDALQTLLDVDGIDLVPGVTAETDLETLAPDQTLVEIVLTAGSDLIGETIDSAGFSDTYQARVLAVRRGGKITHERLTEFTFRPGDALLVESEAETVDRLADNPNVIVAGDLALQQFRGSKLPLAVGVVLAVVGLAALGLVPIMVSALAGVVVMLAAGVLKPAEAYEAVQWDIIFLLAGVIPLGNAMAETGGADALGALVVSSADFLPAVAVLGVFYLLTALMTNVVSNQASVVLLVPVAVDVASRLDANAFAFVLAVTFAASTAFMTPVGYQTNLFVYGPGKYQFRDFIRVGGPLQLLLAIVTTAGIVAFWGL; encoded by the coding sequence ATGGCACCGTTGACGACTGGTGCGTTGCTGGTCTTTCTGATCATCGCCGCCGCACTCGTGTTGTTCGTTACCGAGCCGGTCCCGATCGATGTCACGGCACTCGGGATTATGGTGAGCCTGATGTTGCTCGGCCCGTGGACCGGCGTCTCGCCGAGGGACGGCGTCGCCGGGTTCTCGAACCCCGCGACGATCACGATCCTCGCGATGATGATCCTGAGCGAGGGCGTTCGCCGAACCGGGGTCATTCAGCGTCTCCAGCAGACCGTCGCGTCGTACACCGGGACGGACGAACACAAGCAACTCGGCGCGACGATCGGCATCGTCGGGCCGCTGTCGGGACTGATCAACAACACGGCGGCAGTCGCCGTGTTGATGCCGATGGTAAACGACCTCGCTCACGAGAACGGCACCTCTCCCTCGAAGCTCCTCTTGCCCCTGTCGTACGCCTCGATGTTCGGCGGGATGCTCACCCTCATCGGCACGTCGACGAACCTCGTCGCGAGCAGCCTCTCCGCGGAGTACCTCGGCCGCCCCTTCTCGATGTTCGAGTTTACCCACCTCGGCGTCGTCGTGTTCGCCGTCGGCTCGGCGTACCTGCTTACCGTCGGCTACTGGCTCACCCCGGCACACGTGACGGCACGAAGCGAGCGAGAGACGGCGACGAAAGAGGAGTACCTCACGGAACTCGTCGTCCGAAAGCACTCACCGGTGGTCGGCATCACGCTTCGGGACGCCCTCGAGGAGGTCAATTTCGAAGCCGACGTCACCCAGCTCGTTCGGGGCGATCGGTATACGTTCAACCCATCGCCATCGACCACCGTCGAGCCCGACGACGTCTACACGGTTCGGCTGACGGACGACGCGCTCCAGACGCTACTCGACGTCGACGGGATCGATCTCGTTCCAGGCGTGACGGCCGAAACGGACCTCGAGACGCTCGCTCCGGACCAGACGCTCGTCGAGATCGTCCTCACGGCGGGCTCGGACCTGATCGGCGAGACGATCGACTCGGCGGGCTTTTCGGATACCTATCAGGCGCGAGTGCTCGCCGTTCGACGCGGCGGCAAGATCACGCACGAACGGTTGACCGAGTTCACGTTCCGACCGGGCGACGCGCTCCTCGTCGAGTCCGAGGCCGAAACGGTCGACCGGCTGGCCGACAATCCGAACGTCATCGTCGCCGGCGACCTCGCGCTCCAGCAGTTCCGGGGATCGAAACTCCCGCTCGCTGTCGGCGTGGTCCTCGCCGTCGTGGGACTGGCCGCGCTCGGGCTGGTACCGATCATGGTCTCGGCGCTGGCCGGCGTCGTCGTCATGCTGGCCGCGGGCGTCCTCAAACCCGCCGAAGCCTACGAGGCCGTCCAGTGGGACATCATCTTTCTGCTCGCGGGCGTCATCCCGCTTGGAAACGCGATGGCCGAGACCGGCGGCGCGGACGCCCTCGGCGCGCTCGTCGTCTCGAGCGCGGATTTCCTACCCGCCGTCGCCGTCCTCGGCGTATTCTACCTGTTGACGGCCCTGATGACCAACGTCGTCAGCAACCAGGCCAGCGTCGTGTTACTCGTTCCGGTGGCAGTCGACGTGGCCTCGAGGCTGGACGCGAACGCCTTCGCGTTCGTCCTCGCGGTGACCTTCGCCGCCAGCACGGCCTTTATGACGCCCGTCGGCTACCAGACCAACCTCTTCGTCTACGGGCCGGGAAAGTACCAGTTCCGGGACTTCATCCGTGTGGGCGGCCCGCTCCAACTGCTACTCGCGATCGTCACCACCGCCGGAATCGTCGCCTTCTGGGGACTCTAA
- a CDS encoding glutamate--tRNA ligase: MNDELRERVEREAEKHALLNAVKHESDAAVGAVMGPLMGDNPDFREHSDAVPGVVGGVVSRVNDLDYEAKRARLEDLAPEALAEIEAEEEEDEHDLPDLPNAEEYDEIRMRCAPNPNGPWHVGHARMPAVIGTYRERYDGWFCVRFDDTDPETKRPDLDAYDAILEDLDYLGFEPDATYRASDRLETYYDHARELIEMGGAYTCSCSGEAFSELKNSGEPCPHRHKDEETVREEFEAMVDGEYSSGELVLRVKTDIEHKNPALRDWVAFRMIDTPHPREEASEYRCWPMLDFQSGVDDHLLEVTHIIRGIDLQDSAKRQQFVYDYFGWDYPEVIHWGHVQLDDYDVKMSTSTIAELIEDGALDGWDDPRAPTLKSLRRRGIRGEAIVEAMTGLGTSTTDVDLAMSSIYANNRDLIDEETDRRFFVRDGNQLPLAGDPPAEANPPLHPNHEERGAREIPVGDSVMLEVGDIPDDGDEEDDQRIWLKGLGCFRFDDGVLRYTGDDIDVVREGGVDVIHWVPADGSVPVRLRTMDGDVIGHAEPGVGDLEPDELVQFERVGFARIDRQETDEEDGETVAYYAHP; this comes from the coding sequence ATGAACGACGAGTTACGCGAGCGCGTCGAGCGCGAAGCCGAGAAGCACGCGCTGTTGAACGCCGTCAAACACGAGAGCGACGCCGCCGTCGGTGCCGTCATGGGGCCGCTGATGGGTGACAACCCCGATTTCCGCGAGCACTCCGACGCCGTCCCCGGCGTCGTCGGCGGCGTCGTGAGTCGCGTCAACGACCTCGACTACGAGGCAAAGCGGGCCCGGCTCGAGGACCTCGCACCCGAGGCACTCGCCGAGATCGAGGCCGAAGAGGAGGAGGACGAACACGACCTCCCCGATCTGCCCAACGCCGAGGAGTACGACGAGATCCGGATGCGGTGTGCGCCGAACCCGAACGGGCCCTGGCACGTCGGCCACGCCCGGATGCCCGCCGTCATCGGTACCTATCGCGAGCGCTACGACGGCTGGTTCTGTGTCCGATTCGACGACACCGATCCCGAGACCAAGCGGCCGGATCTCGACGCCTACGACGCGATCCTCGAGGATCTCGACTATCTCGGCTTCGAACCCGACGCGACCTACAGAGCCAGCGACCGCCTCGAGACCTACTACGATCACGCCCGCGAGCTGATCGAGATGGGCGGAGCCTACACCTGCTCGTGCTCGGGCGAGGCGTTCTCGGAGCTGAAAAACTCCGGTGAGCCCTGCCCGCATCGCCACAAGGACGAGGAAACCGTCCGCGAGGAGTTCGAGGCCATGGTCGACGGCGAGTACAGCAGCGGCGAACTGGTCCTGCGGGTCAAGACCGACATTGAACACAAGAACCCGGCGCTGCGCGACTGGGTCGCCTTCCGGATGATCGACACGCCCCATCCCCGCGAGGAGGCGAGCGAGTACCGCTGCTGGCCGATGCTCGACTTCCAGTCGGGGGTCGACGACCACCTGCTCGAGGTCACACACATCATCCGCGGGATCGACCTGCAGGACTCCGCGAAGCGCCAGCAGTTCGTCTACGATTACTTCGGGTGGGACTACCCTGAGGTCATCCACTGGGGACACGTCCAGCTCGACGACTACGACGTCAAGATGAGTACGTCGACCATCGCCGAACTGATCGAGGACGGCGCGCTCGACGGCTGGGACGACCCGCGAGCGCCGACGCTCAAGAGTCTGCGCCGGCGCGGTATCCGCGGTGAGGCCATCGTCGAGGCGATGACCGGCCTCGGCACCTCGACGACCGACGTCGACCTCGCGATGAGTTCGATCTACGCGAACAACCGGGACCTGATCGACGAGGAGACCGACCGCCGCTTTTTCGTCCGCGACGGCAACCAGCTCCCTCTCGCCGGGGACCCGCCCGCCGAAGCGAACCCGCCGCTGCATCCCAACCACGAGGAGCGTGGGGCCCGCGAGATCCCCGTCGGCGATTCGGTCATGCTCGAGGTCGGAGATATTCCCGACGATGGAGACGAGGAAGACGATCAGCGAATCTGGCTGAAGGGGCTGGGCTGTTTCCGGTTCGACGACGGCGTCCTGCGATACACGGGCGACGACATCGACGTGGTCCGCGAGGGTGGCGTCGACGTGATCCACTGGGTGCCCGCAGACGGGAGCGTCCCGGTCCGTCTGCGAACGATGGACGGCGACGTGATCGGCCACGCGGAACCGGGGGTCGGCGACCTCGAGCCCGACGAGCTGGTCCAGTTCGAGCGGGTCGGGTTCGCGAGAATCGACCGGCAGGAAACCGACGAGGAAGACGGAGAGACGGTCGCATACTACGCGCATCCATAA
- a CDS encoding DUF456 domain-containing protein: MVDAVLVLAIALLVGAIVGAAVPMVPSGLLSLAGLVVYWVGAGSAELSALTFTVLALIAVITALVEFFGGSIAARAGGASWLTTAVAAVVGLLLMVVTGPLGLLVGLFGTVFVLEFVRGEELEGSARSAVYTTIGTLASTAVQVLLTTSILLGFLVAVFVL, encoded by the coding sequence ATGGTCGACGCAGTGCTGGTCCTCGCGATCGCGTTGCTCGTGGGTGCAATCGTCGGCGCGGCCGTCCCGATGGTCCCCAGCGGCCTGCTCTCGCTGGCCGGCCTCGTCGTCTACTGGGTCGGAGCCGGATCCGCGGAACTGAGCGCGCTCACCTTCACCGTCCTTGCCCTCATCGCCGTCATCACCGCGCTCGTCGAGTTCTTCGGCGGCTCGATCGCCGCACGGGCCGGCGGGGCGTCGTGGCTGACTACCGCCGTCGCCGCCGTCGTCGGTCTCCTCCTGATGGTCGTCACCGGGCCGCTGGGACTGCTCGTCGGCCTCTTCGGGACCGTCTTCGTCCTCGAGTTCGTCCGCGGCGAGGAACTCGAGGGAAGCGCGCGCTCGGCGGTCTACACGACTATCGGGACGCTCGCGTCGACGGCGGTCCAGGTCCTGCTGACGACGTCGATCCTGCTGGGATTCCTCGTGGCCGTCTTCGTGCTGTGA
- a CDS encoding ribonuclease J, whose protein sequence is MEIEIATIGGYEEVGRQMTAVRAGDDVVIFDMGLNLSQVLIHDNVETEQMHSLDLIDMGAIPDDRVMSDLEGDVKAIVPTHGHLDHIGAISKLAHRYDAPVVATPFTIELVKQQIEGEQKFGVENDLVKMEAGETMSIGDRNELEFVNVTHSIIDAINPVLHTPEGAIVYGLDKRMDHTPVIGDPIDMERFREIGREGEGVLCYIEDCTNANKKGRTPSESVAREHLRDVLYSMEDYDGGIVATTFSSHIARVKSLVEFADDIGRQPVLLGRSMEKYSGTAERLDFIDFPADLGMFGHRKSVDRTFKRIMNEGKEKYLPVVTGHQGEPRAMLTRMARGETPYELDDGDKVVFSARVIPEPTNEGQRYQAEKLLGMQGARVYDDIHVSGHLNQEGHYEMLDALQPQHVIPAHQDMSGYSSYVNLCESEGYKMGRDLHVTRNGNLIQLVD, encoded by the coding sequence ATGGAAATCGAAATCGCAACCATCGGCGGCTACGAAGAAGTCGGTCGGCAGATGACTGCCGTCCGCGCCGGCGACGACGTCGTCATCTTCGATATGGGTCTGAACCTCTCGCAGGTCCTGATCCACGACAACGTCGAAACCGAACAGATGCACAGTCTCGATCTGATCGACATGGGCGCTATTCCCGACGATCGGGTCATGAGCGACCTCGAGGGCGACGTCAAAGCGATCGTGCCGACCCACGGCCACCTCGACCACATCGGCGCGATTAGCAAGCTGGCCCACCGGTACGATGCCCCCGTCGTCGCGACGCCGTTTACGATCGAGCTGGTCAAACAGCAGATCGAGGGCGAACAGAAGTTCGGCGTCGAGAACGACCTCGTCAAGATGGAGGCCGGCGAGACGATGTCGATCGGTGACCGCAACGAACTCGAGTTCGTCAACGTCACCCACTCGATCATCGACGCGATCAACCCCGTCCTCCACACGCCCGAAGGGGCGATCGTCTACGGGCTGGACAAGCGGATGGATCATACACCCGTCATCGGCGACCCGATCGATATGGAGCGCTTCCGCGAGATTGGCCGCGAGGGAGAGGGCGTCCTCTGTTACATCGAGGACTGTACCAACGCCAACAAGAAGGGGCGGACGCCCTCCGAGAGCGTCGCCCGCGAACACCTCCGGGACGTCCTCTACAGCATGGAGGACTACGACGGCGGCATCGTCGCCACCACCTTCTCGAGTCACATCGCCCGCGTGAAATCGCTGGTCGAGTTCGCGGACGACATCGGCCGCCAGCCCGTCTTGCTCGGGCGCTCGATGGAGAAGTACTCCGGCACCGCGGAACGACTGGACTTCATCGACTTCCCCGCGGATCTCGGGATGTTCGGCCACCGCAAGTCCGTCGACCGCACCTTCAAGCGCATCATGAACGAGGGGAAAGAGAAGTACCTGCCCGTCGTCACCGGTCACCAGGGCGAGCCCCGCGCGATGCTCACCCGGATGGCCCGCGGCGAGACCCCCTACGAACTCGACGACGGCGACAAGGTCGTCTTCTCGGCTCGCGTCATTCCGGAACCGACCAACGAGGGCCAGCGCTATCAGGCCGAGAAACTACTCGGCATGCAGGGCGCACGGGTCTACGACGACATCCACGTCTCGGGGCACCTCAACCAGGAAGGCCACTACGAGATGCTCGACGCCCTCCAGCCCCAGCACGTCATCCCGGCACACCAGGACATGAGCGGCTACTCGAGCTACGTCAACCTCTGTGAGAGCGAGGGGTACAAGATGGGCCGAGACCTCCACGTCACGCGCAACGGGAACCTCATTCAGCTGGTCGACTGA